The proteins below come from a single Pirellulales bacterium genomic window:
- a CDS encoding formamidopyrimidine-DNA glycosylase, whose amino-acid sequence MPELPEVETMCRGIRPIVGRRALSVQRPKCARRPIAIMPRIDCIRRRIEGKYVSQIERVGKRVVIWFSDAGSEKGPSRTKATSAVVARLPQVEALVIEPRMTGLVLLSSPPTREHLRLRLSFGPKPSPDLWFWDRRGLGTVTLYTAGEFEAKFRGCDSSLGPDALSVSAEQFRERLGRSRRAIKVALLDQKAVAGVGNLYASEILHLASIHPAACCQRLRKHAWQRLHAALIEVLQAAIQYEGSTLSDGTYRTALNQNGGYQNHHRVYDRAGQPCRRCAGQIRRIVQAQRSTFFCPNCQRCAPA is encoded by the coding sequence ATGCCAGAGTTACCCGAAGTAGAAACCATGTGTCGCGGCATTCGGCCCATTGTCGGCCGCCGCGCATTGTCGGTCCAGCGTCCAAAGTGCGCTCGACGCCCGATTGCGATCATGCCGCGGATCGATTGCATTCGCCGGCGAATCGAAGGAAAGTACGTGTCGCAGATTGAGCGCGTCGGTAAGCGGGTGGTGATTTGGTTTTCGGACGCTGGAAGCGAGAAAGGACCAAGCCGCACAAAGGCGACATCGGCGGTTGTCGCAAGACTGCCCCAAGTGGAAGCACTCGTCATTGAGCCGCGGATGACGGGATTGGTGCTACTTTCCTCCCCGCCCACGCGAGAGCATCTGCGGCTGCGATTGAGCTTTGGTCCAAAACCTTCGCCAGATCTTTGGTTCTGGGACCGCCGCGGCTTGGGCACGGTGACGCTTTATACGGCAGGAGAATTTGAAGCGAAATTCCGCGGCTGCGATTCGTCGCTCGGTCCGGACGCGCTGAGTGTCTCCGCCGAGCAATTTCGCGAGCGGCTCGGTCGCAGCCGCCGAGCGATCAAAGTCGCCCTGCTGGATCAAAAAGCGGTTGCTGGCGTCGGCAATTTGTATGCTTCGGAAATATTGCATCTGGCGAGCATTCATCCTGCGGCCTGCTGCCAGCGCCTTCGTAAACACGCCTGGCAGCGACTGCATGCCGCGTTGATCGAGGTGCTACAAGCCGCAATTCAGTACGAAGGTTCGACATTGTCGGACGGCACCTATCGCACGGCGTTGAATCAAAACGGCGGCTATCAAAATCACCATCGTGTATACGATCGTGCTGGCCAACCATGTCGCCGGTGCGCCGGCCAGATCCGGCGAATCGTCCAAGCACAGCGATCGACCTTTTTTTGCCCGAACTGTCAGCGTTGCGCACCAGCGTGA
- a CDS encoding DUF3500 domain-containing protein, which produces MDPHYRNCPDCQSGFDFLSRRDFIKAAGATAVAAGALGLSKVVVRAADQPIKAPETLVKQLYNSLSDSQRKAIAFDWDFVETAETLKLQQRQGRPRGLLRTRVANNWQITEHSIGTDFYTTDQQELIRAIYEGLFNPEWVNKLDKQLEDDAGGYGNEQSIALFGKPGEGKFELVMTGRHLTARVDGNSIDHMAFGGPIFHGHAAQGFNEKPDHPGNIFWPQALEANKVYEMLDGKQRTSALVAKLPREQAVDFRGATREFPGIPVTELSADQREQLQKAMKLMLAPYREADQEEVIACLVKQGGLDQCSLAYYQAQDLGDDQVWDNWRLEGPAFVWYFRGSPHVHLWIHIGDDPGVKLNA; this is translated from the coding sequence ATGGATCCGCACTATCGCAATTGCCCCGATTGCCAATCGGGCTTCGATTTCCTCAGCCGTCGCGACTTTATCAAGGCCGCGGGGGCGACAGCCGTTGCCGCGGGCGCATTGGGCTTGTCCAAGGTCGTCGTCCGCGCCGCCGACCAGCCAATCAAAGCTCCAGAAACGCTCGTCAAGCAACTTTATAATTCGCTCAGCGATTCGCAGCGAAAAGCAATTGCGTTCGATTGGGACTTCGTGGAAACCGCCGAAACGCTTAAGCTACAGCAGCGCCAAGGCCGACCGCGCGGTTTGTTGCGTACGCGCGTTGCCAACAATTGGCAGATCACCGAACACAGCATCGGTACTGATTTTTACACCACAGATCAGCAGGAATTGATTCGCGCGATTTATGAAGGTCTGTTCAATCCCGAGTGGGTCAATAAGCTCGATAAACAACTCGAAGACGACGCCGGAGGATACGGCAACGAGCAAAGCATCGCGCTGTTCGGCAAGCCGGGCGAAGGGAAGTTCGAATTGGTGATGACCGGCCGGCACCTGACCGCGCGAGTCGATGGCAACAGTATCGACCACATGGCGTTTGGCGGACCGATCTTCCACGGGCACGCCGCCCAAGGATTCAATGAGAAGCCGGACCATCCTGGCAACATTTTCTGGCCGCAAGCGCTGGAAGCGAACAAGGTCTACGAAATGCTAGATGGAAAACAGCGCACGTCGGCATTGGTCGCCAAGTTGCCGCGCGAGCAGGCCGTCGATTTCCGCGGCGCAACGCGGGAATTTCCTGGAATTCCAGTGACAGAATTGAGCGCTGACCAGCGCGAGCAACTTCAAAAGGCGATGAAACTAATGCTTGCGCCATACCGCGAGGCCGATCAAGAGGAAGTGATCGCCTGCCTGGTTAAGCAAGGCGGACTCGACCAATGTTCGCTGGCATATTACCAAGCGCAGGATCTTGGCGACGATCAGGTGTGGGACAACTGGCGGCTGGA
- a CDS encoding uracil-DNA glycosylase has product MSELLGDDRDRMARAIRQRLESLQRAGVTHLPKGRAAVSAARPTAAATRLPTDEVPVTVLEPPHKTAVRNAATTAAKLSRPAVVPPKSPLPVDAPTTVALASTEQHTAALEVIRQEVTSCVRCSVLASTRTQTVFGVGNPSAKICFFGEAPGADEDRLGEPFVGRAGQLLTKMIQACGLKREDVYILNVLKCRPPDNRNPLPDEVANCRTFFERQFDVVRPEMICCLGAVASQALLQTDRSIGKLRKSFHNFRGIPVLCTYHPAYLLRNPAAKGDAWEDLKLMMGRLGVQL; this is encoded by the coding sequence ATGAGCGAATTGTTGGGAGACGATCGAGACCGGATGGCGCGCGCCATCCGGCAGCGGCTAGAGAGCCTCCAGCGTGCTGGCGTGACACACCTGCCCAAGGGCAGAGCCGCCGTTTCGGCAGCGCGTCCGACGGCGGCCGCGACCCGCTTGCCAACTGATGAGGTGCCAGTCACAGTGCTTGAGCCCCCCCATAAAACTGCCGTGCGGAATGCAGCGACAACCGCGGCAAAGCTGAGCAGGCCCGCCGTTGTGCCGCCGAAATCCCCTCTGCCGGTCGATGCTCCGACAACTGTAGCGTTGGCGTCGACCGAGCAGCATACCGCTGCGCTCGAAGTGATCCGGCAAGAAGTCACCTCCTGCGTTCGATGCTCGGTCTTGGCCAGCACGCGAACCCAAACCGTCTTCGGCGTAGGCAATCCGTCGGCTAAAATTTGCTTCTTTGGCGAAGCCCCAGGCGCCGACGAAGACCGTCTGGGCGAGCCATTCGTCGGCCGAGCCGGGCAACTGCTCACGAAAATGATCCAAGCCTGCGGGCTAAAGCGGGAAGACGTCTATATTTTGAACGTTCTCAAATGCCGGCCGCCGGACAACCGCAACCCTCTGCCGGATGAGGTGGCTAATTGTCGAACGTTTTTTGAGCGGCAGTTCGATGTTGTTCGGCCCGAAATGATCTGCTGTCTTGGCGCGGTTGCTTCTCAAGCCTTGCTTCAAACCGACCGGAGCATTGGCAAGCTTCGCAAGTCGTTTCACAATTTCCGCGGCATTCCAGTCCTTTGCACCTATCATCCAGCATATCTTTTGCGAAATCCGGCGGCTAAGGGGGACGCTTGGGAAGACCTTAAATTGATGATGGGGCGATTGGGAGTGCAACTTTGA
- the speA gene encoding biosynthetic arginine decarboxylase has translation MYEVSRWGNGYFSVNGNGHVCVHPTKDPQRSIDLKQLVDRLQLRGIDLPILIRFADILKHRLGEIHTAFQGAIAEHKYHCGYCCVYPIKVNQQRQVVEEVLEFGRPYKFGLEAGSKPELLAVVAMATNDTPIICNGFKDAEFIETAMLAHKIGRNIIPVVEKYTELGLILEYAEKIGVRPKIGMRVKLAARGAGRWQASGGYRSKFGLTVTEIVKGLDELKSRGMEDCFKLLHFHLGSQITNIRHIKAALNEAAHVYTELASRGAGLEYIDVGGGLGVDYDGSQTNFESSVNYSLQEYANDVVYHIQRACDDAGVKHPTIVSESGRAVVAYHSCLIFGVLGVAEQGQNGVPPQVSPDVEQPLIDLMETYQNLGVRNILESYHDAQQSLDNAMTLFSQGYLPLDQRATVENLYWAICHKIQKLAQQMEFVPEELQGLDALLSDTYFCNFSLFQSIPDSWAIKQLFPVMPIHRLNERPTRYAVLGDITCDSDGTIDQFIDRRDVKRTLPLHAYEGKPYYLGAFLIGAYQEILGDLHNLFGDTNAVHVAMDDAGEVILQHVIKGDTVREVLDYVEFEPDALISQLRTATEAAVREGHIGYEQAGRFLKFYEEGLRGYTYLEEPEERTPANMHLNGNATAAQTQTA, from the coding sequence ATGTACGAAGTTTCCCGTTGGGGCAATGGCTACTTCTCCGTCAACGGCAACGGTCACGTCTGCGTGCATCCGACGAAGGATCCGCAGCGGTCGATCGACCTGAAGCAATTGGTCGATCGCCTGCAACTCCGCGGCATCGATCTGCCGATTCTGATTCGCTTCGCCGACATTCTCAAGCATCGTCTCGGCGAGATTCACACTGCTTTTCAAGGCGCGATCGCCGAGCACAAATATCATTGCGGTTACTGTTGCGTCTATCCGATCAAAGTGAATCAGCAACGGCAAGTGGTCGAAGAAGTGCTCGAGTTCGGTCGTCCGTATAAGTTTGGCCTGGAAGCTGGCAGCAAGCCGGAGCTACTCGCCGTGGTGGCGATGGCCACGAACGACACGCCAATCATCTGCAACGGCTTCAAAGATGCCGAGTTCATCGAAACGGCGATGCTTGCGCATAAAATCGGCCGAAATATCATTCCAGTCGTTGAGAAATACACCGAACTGGGATTGATTTTGGAGTACGCTGAAAAAATCGGCGTGCGGCCAAAGATCGGGATGCGCGTGAAGCTCGCGGCCCGTGGCGCAGGTCGCTGGCAAGCATCCGGCGGTTATCGTTCGAAGTTTGGCCTGACGGTGACGGAGATCGTCAAGGGGCTGGACGAGCTGAAAAGCCGCGGCATGGAAGACTGCTTCAAGCTGCTGCACTTCCACCTTGGCAGTCAGATTACGAACATTCGCCACATCAAGGCGGCGCTCAACGAAGCGGCGCATGTGTACACAGAGCTTGCCAGCCGCGGCGCAGGCCTGGAATATATCGACGTCGGCGGCGGATTGGGCGTGGATTATGATGGCTCGCAGACCAACTTTGAATCGAGCGTCAACTACAGTCTGCAGGAATATGCCAACGACGTCGTTTACCACATTCAGCGCGCCTGCGACGACGCCGGCGTAAAACATCCGACTATTGTTTCCGAAAGCGGTCGTGCGGTGGTGGCCTATCACAGTTGCCTGATCTTCGGCGTACTGGGTGTCGCCGAGCAGGGGCAAAATGGCGTTCCGCCGCAGGTGTCGCCCGATGTCGAGCAGCCGCTGATCGACTTGATGGAGACCTACCAGAATCTCGGTGTGCGAAATATTCTGGAGAGTTACCACGATGCCCAACAATCGCTCGACAATGCGATGACGCTGTTCAGCCAGGGTTATTTGCCGCTCGACCAGCGCGCAACGGTTGAAAACCTTTACTGGGCGATTTGCCATAAGATTCAAAAGTTGGCCCAGCAGATGGAATTCGTGCCGGAAGAATTGCAGGGGTTGGACGCGCTCCTTTCCGACACTTACTTCTGCAATTTTTCGCTCTTTCAGTCGATCCCCGATAGCTGGGCAATCAAGCAACTGTTCCCGGTGATGCCGATTCATCGCTTGAACGAACGCCCAACGCGGTATGCAGTGCTCGGCGACATCACCTGCGACAGCGACGGCACGATCGATCAATTCATCGACCGCCGCGATGTGAAGCGAACTCTGCCGCTGCATGCGTACGAAGGCAAACCGTATTACCTAGGTGCATTTTTAATCGGCGCGTATCAAGAAATCCTCGGCGATTTGCACAACCTCTTCGGCGACACGAACGCGGTGCATGTCGCAATGGACGACGCCGGCGAAGTGATTTTGCAGCACGTCATCAAGGGCGACACCGTCCGCGAAGTACTCGACTACGTCGAATTCGAGCCGGACGCGCTCATTAGCCAGCTTCGCACCGCCACCGAAGCCGCGGTGCGCGAAGGGCACATCGGTTACGAACAAGCCGGGCGGTTCTTAAAATTCTATGAAGAAGGTCTTCGCGGCTACACCTATCTCGAAGAACCAGAAGAGCGCACCCCGGCGAACATGCATTTGAACGGCAACGCGACCGCGGCGCAAACGCAGACGGCATAG
- a CDS encoding tyrosine-type recombinase/integrase — MKFPKPWYRKNRGWYVTLRGKQIPLGAEKKAAFDEYQRILREPPRVESSVPDSDSLAVLIDQFLDWVQLHRAADTYEWYQYRLERFVQTYPDLTVAQLKSFHVQQWIDGYQISNGSKRNYCRAIQRCLRWCEEQGLIDRSPIAHFKKPRGGIREVVISPEEYQAILGATKRQAFRDLCIFAWETGARAAECLKIERRHLDLANHRIVLPRSSEKMQRAPRIIYLTESSELIVRRLALKAPVGKLFRNSDGNAWTTDAVNCAFVRIETKLKRKYGLTAFRHSFAHRKLTSGVDALTVAVLLGHSDPTMVAKVYGHLTQAPGYLLKALRA; from the coding sequence ATGAAGTTCCCGAAACCCTGGTATCGAAAGAACCGCGGCTGGTACGTCACGTTGCGGGGCAAGCAAATCCCGCTGGGCGCCGAGAAGAAAGCGGCCTTTGACGAGTATCAGCGCATCCTGCGCGAGCCACCTCGCGTGGAATCGTCCGTCCCCGACTCCGACTCCCTGGCAGTGCTGATCGACCAGTTCCTCGACTGGGTTCAGCTGCACCGGGCCGCGGATACCTACGAGTGGTATCAATATCGGCTGGAACGATTCGTGCAGACCTATCCGGATCTGACGGTCGCGCAACTGAAGTCGTTTCACGTCCAGCAATGGATTGACGGCTATCAAATTTCCAACGGCAGCAAGCGGAACTACTGCCGCGCCATCCAGCGCTGCCTGCGGTGGTGCGAGGAGCAAGGACTGATCGATCGTTCTCCGATCGCCCACTTTAAAAAACCCCGCGGCGGCATCCGCGAAGTGGTCATTTCCCCCGAGGAGTACCAAGCGATCCTGGGCGCCACCAAACGGCAGGCCTTTCGCGACCTGTGCATATTCGCCTGGGAGACGGGGGCCAGAGCCGCGGAATGCCTGAAGATCGAACGGCGGCACCTCGACCTGGCCAATCACCGGATCGTCCTGCCCCGCAGTAGCGAGAAGATGCAGCGGGCACCCCGGATTATCTATTTGACCGAGTCCTCCGAACTGATTGTTCGCCGGCTGGCACTCAAAGCGCCCGTCGGGAAGTTGTTTCGTAACAGCGACGGCAACGCGTGGACCACCGATGCCGTCAACTGCGCGTTTGTCCGCATCGAAACGAAACTCAAAAGGAAATATGGCCTGACGGCGTTTCGGCACAGTTTTGCACATCGAAAGCTAACTAGTGGCGTCGATGCCCTAACAGTTGCGGTTTTGCTGGGGCATTCCGATCCGACGATGGTGGCGAAAGTTTACGGGCATTTGACACAGGCCCCCGGGTACCTGCTTAA